A genome region from Gossypium hirsutum isolate 1008001.06 chromosome A04, Gossypium_hirsutum_v2.1, whole genome shotgun sequence includes the following:
- the LOC107947780 gene encoding uncharacterized protein, translated as MGIVKFDDASNTENPLPNHGDKGINAIIESSGKEIKMNIAEVNTPLKEVWKKMAERGLITQNSGVRPQEANNYCEFHDQEGHEIQKCSKFRALVQGLMDNKELEFFEYIGSLEEADVCASEERSTKDVYKVNHPVVIISRPRMNEAGARVAPKVVIQKPVAFPYKDSKRVPWNYSCNVTFPEEKTPINASEKVQDEGFYTHSRSRYTPNTKVEQVKEKSLAIEQKKEKPVGPEPTINESVTEKEAKEFLKFLKHSEYSVVEQLHKQPGRISVLALLLSSETHRSALMKVLNETYVANDISVNKLDRLVNNISADNFIFFNDDEVPPGGRGSIKALYITTRCKGYTLPGVLIDNGFALNVLPLSTLSRLPMDSSHIKTCQNVVGAFDGTERKVMGRIEVPLLIGLNTYEVDFLVMDIKPSYNCLLGRPWIHSAGAVPSALHQKLKLVTEGRLVTINAEEDIIAAITSDAPYLEANDEAIECYF; from the coding sequence ATGgggattgtgaaatttgatgatgcaTCCAATACAGAGAATCCATTACCTAACCATGGGGATAAGGGAATAAATGCGATAATCGAGAGTTCGGGGAAAGAAATTAAGATGAATATTGCAGAAGTGAATACCCCGTTGAAAGAAGTATGGAAGAAAATGGCGGAAAGAGGTTTGATAACACAGAATTCGGGGGTCAGGCCTCAAGAAGCGAATAATTATTGTGAGTTCCACGATCAAGAGGGTCATGAGATTCAGAAATGCAGCAAATTCAGGGCTTTAGTACaaggattgatggataataaggagctggaaTTCTTTGAATATATCGGGAGCCTGGAAGAAGCAGATGTGTGTGCCTCCGAAGAGAGGTCGACGAAGGATGTTTACAAAGTCAACCACCCAGTGGTTATCATATCACGTCCGAGAATGAATGAAGCCGGGGCACGAGTTGCGCCAAAGGTCGTGATCCAAAAGCCCGTTGCTTTTCCTTATAAAGATAGCAAAAGGGTACCGTGGAACTATAGCTGTAATGTGACATTCCCGGAAGAGAAGACCCCGATCAATGCATCAGAGAAAGTTCAAGACGAAGGTTTTTATACGCACAGTAGAAGTCGTTATACCCCAAATACAAAAGTCGAGCaggttaaagaaaaatcattagcaattgagcaaaagaaagagaagccgGTGGGGCCTGAACCAACTATTAATGAATCAGTGACTGAAAAAGAAGccaaggaattcttaaaattcctAAAGCACAGTGAATATAGTGTCGTAGAACAGTTGCATAAACAGCCAGGGCGTATATCGGTACTGGCCTTACTTTTAAGTTCCGAAACCCATCGCAgcgcattgatgaaggtgctgaatgaaacttatgttgctaacgaTATCTCTGTAAACAAACTGGACCGTTTAGTCAACAATATAAGCGCCGACAACTTTATATTCTTCAATGACGATGAGGTACCGCCAGGAGGCCGAGGATCAATTAAAGCTTTGTACATCACGACTCGCTGTAAAGGGTACACGTTACCGGGGGTATTGATTGATAATGGGTTTGCACTGAATGTCCTACCCCTATCTACGCTGAGTAGGTTGCCAATGGATAGTTCCCATATAAAGACATGCCAAAATGTAGTgggagcatttgatggcacggaaAGGAAGGTAATGGGGAGAATTGAAGTACCCCTCTTAATCGGGCTGAACACATACGAGGTAGATTTCTTGGTCATGGACATTAAGCCTTCgtataattgcctattggggagaccgtggatacactcggcGGGGGCCGTCCCTTCAGCACTGCAtcaaaagttgaaattagtgACCGAAGGTCGGTTAGTAACAATCAATGCTGAAGAGGATATCATTGCGGCAATAACCAGTGATGCCCCATATCTGGAGGCAAATGATGAAGCAATCGAGTGCTATTTTTGA